From the Thermococcus sp. 18S1 genome, one window contains:
- a CDS encoding M42 family metallopeptidase: MERMIEILREILEIPSPTGYTREVMAYIAGLLDENGVKTYFTNKGALIAGNHPEPELVIAAHVDTLGAMVKGILSNGHLSFTRIGGLHLPAFEGEYCTIITRSGKRYRGTLLLKNPSVHVNKEAGKKERKEENMYIRLDELVEKKEDTEKLGIRPGDFIAFDPKFEYVNGFVKAHFLDDKASAAVMIDLMLDLGAEALEKLPVAFFFSPYEEVGHGGSAGYPRSMKELLVVDMGVVGEGVAGKETAVSIAAKDSSGPYDYEMTTKLIELAEKHEIPHVVDVFPYYGSDGSAALRAGWDVKVALIGQGVHASHGMERTHIKGLLATKELIKAYIGEKFGI; encoded by the coding sequence ATGGAAAGAATGATTGAGATTCTCAGAGAGATTCTTGAGATACCGTCTCCGACGGGCTACACAAGGGAGGTTATGGCATACATAGCTGGACTTCTCGACGAAAACGGTGTGAAAACCTACTTCACCAACAAGGGCGCCCTGATAGCCGGCAATCACCCGGAACCCGAGCTCGTCATAGCGGCCCACGTTGACACCCTCGGTGCAATGGTCAAGGGTATCCTTTCAAACGGACACCTGAGCTTCACCAGGATAGGCGGCCTGCACCTTCCGGCCTTTGAGGGCGAGTACTGCACGATAATAACCCGCTCCGGGAAGCGCTACCGCGGAACGCTCCTCCTCAAGAACCCCAGCGTCCACGTGAACAAGGAGGCCGGAAAGAAGGAGCGCAAGGAGGAGAACATGTACATCCGCCTCGACGAGCTGGTAGAGAAGAAAGAAGACACGGAGAAGCTCGGCATAAGGCCCGGTGACTTCATAGCCTTCGACCCGAAGTTCGAGTACGTCAATGGATTCGTTAAAGCCCACTTCCTCGACGACAAGGCGAGCGCCGCGGTGATGATAGACCTGATGCTCGATTTAGGCGCAGAGGCCCTCGAAAAGCTCCCGGTGGCGTTCTTCTTCTCGCCCTACGAGGAGGTCGGACACGGCGGTTCGGCGGGCTATCCAAGGAGCATGAAGGAGCTCCTCGTCGTTGACATGGGCGTCGTTGGAGAGGGCGTCGCGGGCAAGGAAACCGCGGTATCGATAGCGGCCAAGGATTCGAGCGGTCCGTACGACTATGAGATGACGACCAAACTCATCGAACTGGCCGAGAAGCACGAGATTCCCCACGTCGTTGACGTATTCCCCTACTACGGCTCCGACGGCTCGGCGGCGCTCAGGGCAGGCTGGGATGTTAAGGTCGCCCTCATTGGCCAGGGCGTCCACGCGAGCCACGGCATGGAGAGGACCCACATTAAGGGCCTGCTCGCGACGAAGGAGCTGATAAAGGCTTATATTGGGGAGAAATTCGGGATTTAA
- a CDS encoding MMPL family transporter yields MAWNEWIVKHAKAIVAIWIIVVIAAMPLAAKLNDLTNYSMDQFLPKDVESVKVQETLAEEFPEFATSDNQTYMIVSGVDVNDPATRDAYERFKAEARPYGSNFTSYYDAVDLLHNKSYEIALNLTKTTANLTGIFYSSAINASNAYGALLIQIENLSGQVETLNGTVPQLAGAYLALDANLSVLYNRSLALREALNQTDLAYVELHGNLTSASEQLRTLNSTIAGLNVGLYNLSDNYARTYLGTIGAYDALAQAGAYEKGLDGATAQAIATQLGVPVEFVYAVYNATYPAYSAYGAGAITDGFLANVTKAMVLGQISDPMQRNLAEAYSAAFYGGVTAFDGQAGDNYALIQLGENAVKPVDEIASNALTSLPLVIERAGGSYKVPGFGEIPASTLAHIVNASISLGENPSALAVENATIEAAKALMAGSPLLEMPDADEVLRTLLVYGPTKELESNLLAGALTEKLPDEQKVLAEPIAETVVSFDASATGVLAKNPEVLRKATVALLTELMKEQGVELPESVIGEVYDSNGNVAPIAREILIQKTAEEVGDERVAETIVDEVLKNPEELEKGKGVKETVKGIITSLAGDVPMDLGKVVDEVYAGESPAEIAYSLFEQGVDEKLAGINAPEDVKETLREIMLTVARDYPMSDSDIETLVKEKTVKLVEKFVGEIDLGVPLHINATELVDIAFEFRNDPDAITREDVKPIEEQVYPSIYDLAKSYIGVLKSPDNRTMLILFVPKGLEGVSDLEKQSKAQYESSLKVKEVALKEFGAVSPKIEVYVTGTPIQTYEAIKYGKEDNDKTTKFSIAGALLVLLVLMGAALLATLLPFTGVATATLTALGILYLLAKGDYLDVGSWAQMLTVTTALGLGIDYSTYYLHRFKEYLAEGYDHSRAASEALKRAKDAVLASASTDIIAFASFILAWEFPIFKTIGMIAPLAVVVVLLASLTFIPAITVLIGDKPAFWWPRHIEHHIGSVDIHERSRIAEWAVKHAKVVVLIALLVAVPAAYNFVNFNGTHDIKLFIPKDSETYNFLQLSESTVGAGVTSPTYVVIDIGHPLSDGDLGTIEALTEKISRVEGVEYVYTVTQPYGRPVNVSVDELKSIGGDRYLSRDGTKVLIQVTGKYEATDDRSKEMVREIRDIVKDEEKSGAIKSGMVGGNTALALDLSDLINDVFWHRIFPVALLLMFLSLIPTLKGLPAVITTIGTIAVGVLLSITVSSWLFERVFGQQVMWFLPMMVFIVLMGVGIDYNSFYLVKARDEFERRSARDALVVAAGTMDKLVIGLAAVLAVTYGSLMTGATWGIREIGFALAIGVLLTATAAVYFIGPATMALFGEKAWWPLHRGETEPKKE; encoded by the coding sequence ATGGCTTGGAACGAGTGGATAGTGAAGCACGCAAAGGCCATCGTGGCCATCTGGATTATCGTGGTCATAGCCGCGATGCCCCTTGCGGCAAAGCTGAACGACCTCACCAACTACAGCATGGACCAGTTCCTGCCCAAGGACGTGGAATCCGTCAAGGTGCAGGAAACCCTCGCAGAAGAGTTCCCGGAGTTCGCGACCAGCGACAACCAGACTTACATGATAGTGAGCGGAGTGGACGTGAACGACCCCGCGACGCGGGATGCCTATGAGCGCTTCAAGGCCGAGGCAAGGCCCTACGGCTCGAATTTTACCTCATACTACGATGCCGTTGACCTGCTCCACAACAAATCCTACGAGATAGCGCTCAACCTCACCAAAACGACCGCCAACTTAACTGGAATCTTCTACAGCTCGGCAATCAACGCCAGCAACGCCTATGGAGCCCTTCTCATCCAGATCGAGAACCTCAGCGGCCAGGTCGAGACCCTCAACGGGACCGTCCCCCAGCTTGCCGGGGCCTACCTCGCGCTCGATGCCAACCTGAGCGTCCTCTACAACAGAAGCCTCGCTCTCCGGGAAGCGCTCAACCAGACGGATTTGGCCTACGTTGAACTCCACGGAAACCTCACCAGTGCAAGCGAGCAGTTGAGAACGCTGAACTCCACGATAGCGGGCCTTAACGTGGGCCTCTACAACCTGAGCGATAACTACGCGAGAACTTACCTCGGAACGATAGGAGCCTACGACGCTCTCGCTCAGGCCGGGGCCTACGAGAAGGGCCTTGATGGGGCAACGGCGCAGGCGATAGCCACCCAGCTCGGCGTTCCCGTCGAGTTCGTTTACGCGGTTTACAACGCCACCTACCCGGCCTACTCCGCCTACGGGGCCGGTGCAATAACCGACGGCTTCCTGGCCAACGTTACCAAGGCGATGGTTCTTGGCCAGATCAGTGACCCGATGCAGAGGAACCTCGCGGAGGCATACTCTGCTGCCTTCTATGGGGGCGTTACGGCATTCGACGGGCAAGCCGGGGACAACTACGCTCTAATACAGCTCGGGGAGAACGCGGTTAAGCCCGTTGATGAGATAGCGAGCAACGCCCTCACCAGCCTTCCACTCGTCATCGAGAGGGCCGGGGGGAGCTACAAGGTTCCAGGTTTCGGTGAGATCCCCGCCAGCACGCTGGCCCACATCGTCAACGCTTCGATAAGCCTTGGAGAGAACCCGAGCGCTTTGGCCGTTGAGAACGCGACCATTGAGGCCGCAAAGGCTCTCATGGCTGGAAGCCCGCTCCTCGAGATGCCGGACGCCGACGAGGTACTGAGGACGCTCCTCGTTTACGGCCCCACAAAGGAGCTCGAGAGCAACCTGCTCGCCGGGGCACTCACCGAGAAGCTCCCGGACGAGCAGAAGGTTCTCGCCGAGCCAATAGCCGAGACGGTAGTCAGCTTCGACGCCAGCGCCACCGGCGTTCTGGCGAAGAACCCGGAGGTGCTCAGGAAGGCGACCGTTGCTCTGCTGACTGAGCTGATGAAGGAACAGGGCGTTGAGCTTCCGGAGAGCGTTATCGGCGAGGTCTACGACTCCAACGGGAACGTCGCCCCTATTGCAAGGGAGATTCTGATTCAAAAGACCGCCGAGGAGGTCGGGGACGAGAGGGTTGCAGAAACCATCGTCGATGAGGTTCTTAAGAACCCCGAGGAACTGGAGAAAGGCAAGGGCGTTAAAGAGACCGTCAAGGGGATAATCACGAGCCTCGCCGGGGACGTTCCGATGGACCTCGGCAAAGTTGTGGACGAGGTTTACGCCGGGGAGAGTCCTGCGGAGATAGCCTACAGTCTGTTCGAGCAGGGTGTCGATGAGAAGCTCGCCGGTATTAATGCCCCGGAGGACGTCAAGGAAACGCTGAGGGAGATAATGCTGACCGTTGCCAGGGACTACCCGATGAGCGACTCCGACATAGAGACCCTTGTCAAGGAGAAAACGGTGAAGCTCGTCGAGAAGTTCGTGGGGGAGATTGACCTCGGGGTTCCGCTCCACATCAACGCGACCGAGCTTGTGGACATCGCCTTCGAATTCAGGAACGACCCCGATGCCATCACAAGGGAGGACGTGAAACCGATAGAGGAGCAGGTTTACCCGTCCATTTACGACCTCGCAAAGAGCTACATCGGCGTGCTCAAGAGCCCCGACAACAGGACGATGCTGATTCTCTTCGTTCCGAAGGGCCTCGAGGGCGTAAGTGATCTGGAGAAGCAGAGCAAAGCCCAGTACGAGAGCTCGCTGAAGGTCAAGGAGGTAGCTCTGAAGGAGTTTGGAGCGGTCTCGCCGAAAATCGAGGTGTACGTAACAGGAACGCCCATTCAGACCTACGAGGCTATTAAATACGGCAAAGAAGACAACGACAAGACTACGAAGTTCAGCATAGCCGGGGCGCTCCTGGTTCTCCTCGTTCTCATGGGCGCGGCTTTGCTTGCAACGCTCCTGCCCTTCACCGGCGTCGCAACGGCAACCCTCACGGCGCTGGGAATCCTCTACCTGCTCGCAAAGGGCGACTACCTGGACGTCGGGAGCTGGGCCCAGATGCTGACCGTCACGACGGCGCTTGGCCTCGGAATAGACTACTCCACCTACTACCTCCACCGCTTCAAGGAGTACCTGGCGGAGGGCTACGACCACAGCAGGGCGGCGAGTGAGGCGCTGAAGAGGGCAAAGGACGCGGTTCTGGCCAGCGCATCAACCGACATCATAGCCTTCGCGAGCTTCATCCTGGCCTGGGAGTTCCCGATATTCAAGACCATCGGCATGATAGCACCCCTGGCGGTCGTCGTGGTCCTCCTCGCCAGCCTGACGTTCATTCCGGCCATAACGGTTCTCATAGGCGACAAACCGGCCTTCTGGTGGCCGAGGCACATCGAGCACCACATCGGGAGTGTGGACATCCACGAGAGGAGTAGGATCGCGGAGTGGGCCGTCAAGCACGCCAAAGTGGTCGTTCTCATAGCGCTCCTCGTGGCGGTTCCGGCGGCCTACAACTTCGTCAACTTCAACGGAACCCACGACATAAAGCTCTTCATCCCCAAGGACAGCGAGACCTACAACTTCCTCCAGCTCAGCGAGAGCACGGTCGGTGCGGGCGTTACCTCGCCGACCTACGTCGTGATTGACATCGGCCACCCCCTCAGCGACGGCGACCTTGGAACCATAGAGGCCCTCACGGAGAAGATTTCGAGGGTGGAAGGAGTGGAGTACGTTTACACCGTGACCCAGCCCTACGGAAGGCCGGTGAACGTCAGCGTGGACGAGCTGAAGAGCATCGGCGGCGACCGCTACCTGTCGAGAGACGGCACGAAGGTGCTTATCCAGGTCACCGGAAAGTACGAGGCCACCGACGACCGCTCCAAGGAGATGGTCAGGGAGATAAGGGATATCGTGAAGGACGAGGAGAAGTCAGGAGCTATAAAGTCCGGAATGGTTGGAGGGAACACCGCCCTCGCCCTCGACCTCAGCGACCTCATCAACGACGTCTTCTGGCACAGAATCTTCCCGGTGGCGCTCCTGCTGATGTTCCTCTCGCTGATACCGACGCTCAAGGGACTGCCCGCGGTCATAACCACAATAGGCACCATAGCGGTCGGCGTGCTCCTCAGCATAACCGTCTCCAGCTGGCTCTTCGAGAGGGTCTTCGGCCAGCAGGTCATGTGGTTCCTGCCCATGATGGTCTTCATAGTGCTCATGGGAGTCGGCATAGACTACAACAGCTTCTACCTGGTCAAAGCCAGGGACGAGTTCGAGCGCAGGAGCGCAAGAGACGCGCTGGTGGTCGCCGCCGGAACGATGGACAAACTGGTAATCGGCCTCGCCGCCGTACTGGCGGTAACCTACGGCTCGCTGATGACCGGAGCAACGTGGGGAATAAGGGAGATAGGCTTCGCACTGGCCATCGGAGTGCTCTTGACTGCCACGGCGGCGGTCTACTTCATCGGGCCGGCCACGATGGCCCTCTTCGGTGAAAAGGCTTGGTGGCCACTGCACAGGGGGGAGACGGAGCCCAAGAAAGAGTAA
- a CDS encoding AEC family transporter, translated as MNIAEMLALIAVGYVLKRLVKSEKPFDYLRILVNDFLLALFIFGNVASKDLNYLLSIKTVFLYVFLIIAISLGFSYVYGRVVLKNDPWAGALMVLSVYPNTAALGFPIASLFLDDITPAILYSTTNSMIVIPIVTFIAAHYSSGGASVKDSFIKALKFPPTVANLFALALVIGGVQIPAQILEPIRTVGWLSIPLLIIYFGSRITLRSFDWRKLAEVGAFRIAIPFAFVFLTLRWAASDVFYSVLVEASMPPAIAANAILAQYRLKAEEAISVTFVLTLLVIGLFMVLSALMG; from the coding sequence ATGAACATCGCCGAGATGCTCGCCCTCATAGCGGTCGGCTACGTCCTCAAGAGGCTGGTTAAATCGGAGAAGCCCTTTGACTACCTTCGAATTCTGGTGAACGACTTTCTCCTCGCCCTGTTCATCTTCGGGAACGTGGCGAGCAAGGACCTGAACTACCTCCTGAGCATAAAGACCGTCTTCCTCTACGTCTTTCTGATAATCGCGATAAGCCTCGGGTTTTCGTACGTCTACGGCCGCGTCGTCCTTAAAAACGACCCCTGGGCCGGTGCGCTGATGGTTCTCTCGGTTTACCCCAACACGGCCGCCCTCGGCTTCCCGATAGCGAGCCTCTTCCTCGACGACATAACGCCGGCCATACTCTACTCCACGACCAACTCGATGATAGTCATCCCGATCGTCACCTTCATAGCGGCTCACTATTCCAGCGGCGGCGCGAGCGTTAAGGACAGCTTCATCAAGGCCCTTAAGTTCCCGCCGACGGTGGCGAACCTCTTCGCCCTTGCACTCGTCATAGGCGGCGTTCAGATTCCCGCCCAAATCCTTGAGCCCATAAGAACCGTCGGCTGGCTCAGCATACCCCTGCTCATCATATACTTCGGCTCACGGATAACGCTGAGGAGCTTCGACTGGCGCAAGCTCGCTGAAGTTGGGGCCTTCAGGATAGCGATTCCTTTCGCTTTCGTTTTCCTCACCCTCCGCTGGGCGGCCTCGGACGTCTTCTACTCGGTCCTCGTCGAGGCCTCGATGCCCCCGGCCATAGCGGCCAACGCGATTCTGGCCCAGTACCGCCTGAAGGCCGAGGAGGCTATAAGCGTCACCTTCGTGCTGACCCTGCTCGTCATAGGGCTCTTCATGGTTCTCAGCGCGCTGATGGGCTGA
- a CDS encoding AAA family ATPase, with product MGEILITISARIILMRIIPRRIERANIGPGWKMLYGRRKTGKTFLVEHFLDYEEFFFVNRDGTVHDRLSGDKMTYPEFMRLFPRLLGEKKRIVIDEFHRLPDEFLDLLHAYSGTPGGEVILVTSTMWLAQRLLSMKESPLLGIALPLKIGLIDEREILVELSKEVKGKELIEASIYLREPILVQAYKPPLRDFLAGFFSSSGSFLSELIGETFTEEGHEMTRIYLGVMMEVANGKETSTELSSALFSRGLLKKDNPGTLQKYLTILTKMGILRKFLVYGKRRKKFVYRHTSPLLDLHFYLEAKYAYTELETPSEFIRKAVNYKLPRHVEDFIADLLAKVYGLRRVSVELPELELDIALQGFKRLELVGEVKWRDRVKKEDVRKIEEKLSKFDCRKVLVVPGWESLEREPKGIEVLTPEELLKMAKESIKM from the coding sequence TTGGGCGAAATCCTTATAACTATTTCCGCCAGAATTATTCTCATGAGAATAATTCCCAGAAGAATCGAACGTGCCAACATTGGCCCTGGATGGAAGATGCTCTACGGGAGGAGAAAGACGGGTAAGACGTTCCTCGTTGAACATTTTCTCGACTACGAAGAGTTCTTCTTCGTAAACAGAGATGGTACTGTCCACGACAGGCTGAGCGGCGACAAGATGACTTACCCGGAGTTCATGAGGCTCTTTCCGAGGTTGCTTGGGGAAAAGAAAAGAATCGTCATCGACGAGTTCCATCGCCTCCCAGATGAGTTTCTCGACTTGCTCCACGCATACTCAGGGACTCCAGGGGGCGAAGTAATTCTCGTAACCTCGACTATGTGGCTCGCCCAGAGGTTGCTCTCGATGAAGGAAAGCCCGCTCCTAGGAATAGCCCTCCCCCTAAAAATCGGCCTCATAGATGAGAGGGAAATACTGGTTGAGCTCTCGAAGGAAGTGAAAGGAAAGGAGCTGATAGAGGCTTCCATCTACCTCCGCGAGCCCATTCTCGTTCAGGCGTACAAACCACCGTTGAGGGACTTTTTAGCGGGATTCTTTTCCTCATCAGGATCATTTTTGAGTGAGCTGATTGGGGAGACCTTCACGGAGGAAGGGCACGAGATGACAAGGATTTATCTTGGGGTAATGATGGAGGTGGCGAACGGAAAGGAAACGAGCACCGAGCTTTCATCCGCCCTATTTTCTAGGGGACTATTAAAAAAAGATAACCCCGGAACGTTGCAGAAGTACCTTACGATTCTAACAAAGATGGGAATTCTTCGCAAGTTTCTGGTCTATGGAAAGAGGCGCAAAAAATTCGTTTACCGACATACGTCCCCCCTCCTCGACCTGCACTTTTATCTTGAAGCAAAATATGCCTACACTGAGCTTGAGACGCCAAGCGAGTTCATACGAAAGGCCGTGAACTACAAGCTCCCAAGGCACGTTGAGGACTTCATAGCTGATTTGCTCGCTAAGGTCTATGGCCTCAGAAGGGTGAGTGTCGAGCTACCTGAGCTTGAGCTGGATATAGCCCTTCAGGGATTCAAGAGGCTTGAGCTAGTTGGCGAGGTCAAGTGGAGGGATAGGGTGAAGAAAGAAGATGTCCGGAAGATTGAGGAGAAACTATCCAAATTCGACTGCAGAAAAGTACTCGTGGTGCCAGGCTGGGAGTCCCTTGAAAGGGAGCCAAAGGGGATAGAAGTGCTAACACCCGAAGAACTTCTTAAGATGGCAAAGGAGAGCATAAAAATGTGA
- a CDS encoding helix-turn-helix transcriptional regulator produces the protein MENDLKVQLEELKKRLEVLEESIDPVDEVMLSIKARLRRKLEGGSLPEIDEERAAKTLKALANPDRIRILKMLSEGPRGFKEIKDALGVESPTVSHHLKLLVKTRMVRKGEGYEISPDGRLFLRLLEIITALEEVEE, from the coding sequence ATGGAGAACGACCTGAAGGTTCAGCTCGAGGAGCTGAAGAAGAGGCTGGAGGTGCTGGAGGAAAGCATTGACCCCGTTGATGAGGTCATGCTCTCGATAAAGGCCCGCCTCAGGAGAAAGCTCGAAGGAGGAAGCCTGCCCGAGATAGACGAGGAGAGAGCGGCCAAAACCCTCAAGGCCCTCGCCAATCCGGACAGGATAAGGATCCTGAAGATGCTTTCCGAGGGGCCGAGGGGCTTCAAGGAGATAAAGGATGCCCTTGGGGTGGAAAGCCCCACCGTTTCCCACCACCTGAAGCTCCTGGTGAAAACCCGGATGGTGAGAAAGGGAGAAGGATACGAAATATCGCCCGACGGACGTCTCTTTTTGCGCTTGCTTGAGATAATAACTGCCCTCGAGGAGGTGGAAGAATGA
- a CDS encoding PadR family transcriptional regulator has protein sequence MGEDVERKIIKGLFTVPLKNIILVIVGLKGEAHGYEILKELEKLAIGLWKPSHSNLYTILNKMVEEGLLEPREEYRGRVRRVKYSLTERGLDYLKTSNELALRVLYTSINYHEALKKKLEEMGERKIMDRETVIEYLELLKKIRDILDEEIKTIEAELSAEN, from the coding sequence ATGGGGGAGGACGTTGAGCGGAAGATAATCAAGGGGCTCTTCACGGTCCCGCTGAAGAACATAATACTCGTCATCGTCGGCCTCAAGGGCGAGGCCCACGGCTACGAGATTCTGAAGGAGCTTGAGAAACTGGCCATCGGCCTCTGGAAGCCCAGCCACAGCAACCTGTACACGATACTCAACAAGATGGTCGAGGAGGGTCTCCTGGAGCCCCGCGAGGAGTACCGGGGCAGGGTGAGGCGTGTGAAATACAGTCTAACCGAGAGGGGTCTCGATTATCTAAAAACTTCCAATGAACTGGCCCTTCGGGTTCTGTACACCTCCATCAACTATCACGAAGCCCTGAAGAAGAAGCTTGAGGAGATGGGGGAGAGAAAGATTATGGACAGGGAAACCGTGATTGAGTACCTGGAACTCCTTAAGAAGATACGCGACATACTGGACGAAGAAATAAAGACTATAGAAGCCGAACTTTCCGCGGAGAATTGA
- a CDS encoding ABC transporter substrate-binding protein: protein MRSTIVLSLLVLVLLAPLAEAGEWVPVEVIEFQGIQTRETGLQRVASGEYDVGLFSLPAGNYRGLENLELYKTVVSYVDLTFNTYHDPDKEAPIVTRGDETYLNPFAIRKVRFAMNYLVNREHIVGEIYNGVAAPMLSCVRLSHPASGYIEPVYAALNLTAGGNEELALQMIETAMEEAAGEVTRYGHRLERVNGTWHFDGRPVTVKLAVRTEDERAKLGVYIAEQLRKAGFAVEMVYLDRQKASKVIFNEPPSDYGWNVYTGRWFADKSSGLWMDDYAAWFYSAWYGYLLGGVGPEHMNTVTVLDFLMEVGNGNPDRGLEAIGAEYYGRASELGEMLNWTEEELTRLLYNLSAEVNGESYAITSADQYWDLQKLAVGIGIMESARVFLVEEWELSPVNRERVTGVTPDSTTGILNRWSLLGASTPDGVLRVAYFVPTCGLCGAFNPVDGFDSPVVPVSLWGFVHAPGGRVGSGGLYEPYECNWTVERGNFTVPEDAVVYNQSLGWIALHAGETAVVRITFTCRPVMWHDGVELRGADFKYYLAFLYTWAYRDGPDDPYYDENLENTAESLSDVLGFEFTGNGYVVYGTYAHPFADDVTARHYLHYPTFPWELYHAMSELVARTGEYGIVRDYSFSRGPLCLNLLEREHAMDLKRVLELLEERKEVPGAIAGDVDDPTEGYERTMAWIEKRGHAFISNGPFYIEKCEPRNLYLELRAFRGVSSTPSPATTPTTSQISTSSSKPAEQTDESQSTATGIIYAVGIMGIIILALVLMRRRG, encoded by the coding sequence ATGCGGTCAACAATCGTCCTTTCCCTGCTCGTCCTCGTTCTTCTGGCACCGTTAGCGGAAGCCGGGGAGTGGGTCCCCGTTGAGGTAATCGAGTTCCAGGGGATTCAGACCCGCGAGACGGGTCTTCAACGGGTGGCCAGCGGTGAATACGACGTCGGACTCTTCTCCCTCCCTGCAGGGAACTACCGCGGCCTGGAAAACCTCGAACTTTACAAGACCGTCGTCTCGTACGTGGACCTGACCTTCAACACCTACCACGACCCGGACAAGGAAGCCCCAATCGTCACTCGGGGGGACGAGACCTACCTCAATCCCTTCGCCATCAGAAAGGTCAGGTTCGCGATGAACTACCTCGTAAACAGAGAGCACATAGTTGGGGAGATTTACAACGGGGTTGCCGCACCGATGTTAAGCTGTGTGAGGCTCAGCCACCCGGCCAGCGGGTACATCGAGCCAGTCTACGCCGCCCTGAACCTCACAGCCGGGGGGAACGAGGAACTCGCCCTTCAGATGATTGAGACGGCGATGGAGGAGGCCGCGGGGGAGGTCACCAGGTACGGCCACAGGCTGGAAAGGGTAAACGGCACCTGGCACTTCGATGGCCGACCGGTAACCGTCAAGCTCGCCGTCCGCACCGAGGACGAGAGGGCAAAACTGGGCGTATACATCGCCGAACAGCTCAGAAAAGCCGGCTTCGCCGTGGAGATGGTTTACCTCGACAGGCAAAAGGCCAGCAAGGTCATATTCAACGAGCCTCCGAGCGACTACGGGTGGAACGTCTACACCGGCCGCTGGTTCGCCGATAAAAGCTCCGGCCTCTGGATGGATGACTACGCCGCCTGGTTCTACTCGGCATGGTACGGTTACCTTCTCGGAGGGGTTGGGCCGGAGCACATGAACACCGTCACGGTCTTGGATTTCCTCATGGAAGTCGGCAACGGCAACCCTGACAGGGGGTTGGAGGCAATCGGTGCCGAGTACTACGGCAGGGCCTCGGAGCTGGGGGAGATGCTCAACTGGACGGAGGAGGAGCTGACAAGGCTTCTCTATAACCTCAGCGCCGAGGTGAACGGCGAGAGCTACGCGATAACCAGCGCCGACCAGTACTGGGACCTGCAGAAGCTGGCGGTTGGCATCGGAATAATGGAGAGCGCCAGGGTTTTCCTCGTCGAGGAGTGGGAACTCTCGCCCGTGAACAGGGAGAGGGTTACTGGCGTAACCCCCGATTCGACCACCGGAATCCTCAACCGCTGGAGCCTGCTGGGGGCGAGTACGCCCGACGGGGTGCTCAGGGTGGCGTACTTCGTCCCCACCTGCGGACTCTGCGGCGCCTTCAATCCCGTCGATGGTTTTGACAGCCCCGTCGTCCCGGTCAGCCTCTGGGGCTTCGTCCACGCCCCCGGCGGCCGTGTTGGAAGTGGCGGACTCTATGAACCCTACGAGTGCAACTGGACGGTCGAGAGGGGCAACTTCACGGTCCCGGAAGATGCAGTCGTCTACAACCAGAGCCTGGGCTGGATAGCACTCCACGCCGGGGAGACAGCCGTCGTGAGGATAACCTTTACCTGCCGCCCGGTGATGTGGCACGACGGTGTGGAGCTTAGAGGTGCGGATTTCAAGTACTACCTGGCGTTCCTCTACACCTGGGCCTACAGGGACGGTCCGGACGACCCCTACTACGACGAGAACCTGGAAAACACGGCCGAATCGCTCTCAGATGTCCTGGGCTTCGAGTTCACCGGCAACGGCTACGTGGTCTACGGTACCTACGCCCACCCCTTTGCCGATGATGTAACGGCCCGGCACTACCTCCACTACCCAACGTTCCCCTGGGAACTGTACCACGCCATGAGCGAGCTTGTTGCCAGGACGGGCGAGTACGGAATAGTCAGAGATTACTCGTTCAGCAGAGGTCCCCTATGCCTCAACCTTCTGGAGAGGGAGCACGCGATGGACCTGAAGAGGGTACTCGAGCTTCTGGAGGAGAGGAAGGAAGTCCCCGGTGCGATAGCGGGGGACGTGGACGACCCGACGGAGGGCTACGAGCGGACGATGGCGTGGATTGAGAAAAGGGGCCACGCCTTCATAAGCAACGGGCCGTTTTACATCGAGAAGTGCGAGCCGAGGAACCTGTACCTGGAGCTGAGGGCATTTAGAGGAGTATCTTCGACTCCCTCCCCAGCAACTACTCCCACGACATCCCAGATTTCGACATCGTCCTCCAAACCGGCAGAGCAGACAGATGAAAGTCAAAGCACCGCCACGGGAATCATATACGCGGTCGGGATAATGGGCATCATTATACTTGCACTGGTGCTTATGAGGAGACGGGGGTGA